The candidate division WOR-3 bacterium region CGCAAGTCTAAGACTAAATGAACTGGTAAAATTATTAGAGAAAATTTTTGATGCCCTGCGGCGAGGGAATAATCTTGTAGGTTTTTTAAAAAACTATGCTGAAGCATTCAAAAATCAACTGGTCAGTTTGGGTGAAGAGTTGAACAGAATAAAAGACCATCTGGTGCTTTACCAGAGGCAACTTAGGGCGGTTGAAAGTATAATAAAGCAAATCCGTCATACCACCCAAATTGTGGAAGAAAATGCACATTCGTTTGTGGCTTTGGCCCGCACGGTTAGCTATTTGGCTGAAAATATTGAAGTAAAAGCTTATCAGGCACGGCAGGAGGGCCGTGGGCTGGGGGTAATTTCCCGGGAGACATATAGTGTAGCACTGACATTTCAGAATCTGTTCCAAGAACTCGATAAATTCCTTGAAGTAATTAAGAAGCATATTGAACCATTTTTATCGGAAGTTGGACAAATATTGCAGGAGGCCGAAACTTCGGTTAGCGAAGTGGTGAGTTTGATGTCCTCCCTGGAGGCGTTGAGCGAATCACTTGCTGCCCTTCAGAGGTTTATTAACTCCACAGAGCGTGGAAGTAGTATATTGTTTCAACTTGAGAAAAAAATTAATGAGCGTTTGGTATGGATACAGAAGCAATTTAACGGAGCATTAAGGATGGTTGATGAAATATCCATCCGTGGTTCTGAAGTGGGGTCGCTTTCTCAAATTCTTTACGAATTGAACAACATTATAAATCGACCTTCCTGTTTCCAGCCAGGTGTTGAAGAGGTGGGGCATTTTACTTATTTGTTGCAGGAAAATATAAATTTACTAAGAAGGATCAAGCCGGCACAACAGCCTGTTCTCCTTTCTTCGGAAGTGCGTGCAGAACTTATTATGATAATAAACCAGGTGCGGGAATTATATAATTTAATCGCCGCTAACCGCAAAGAAATTGAAAAAATATCACTGATGACACAGAAGGTTGCCGAGATTCAGTTAGATTTAAATCAAATCGTTTCCCACCGCCATAGAGCGTTTGAAAAGATTGAAGAATTAAAAAGAATTCTTAAAGAGCAACTCCAATTTATGGAACATCATTTAGCCACCAATACCAATCTCATTACGAAATTGAAAACACTCGTTGTTTTTGCGCGCTTGGAGAAGAGTCATTGCTTGGAGCATGAAGGGTTACTGGCGCCGATTGTCGGGGAATTTAACAATCTTTTAAACCGCATGGTTAGATATTTTAACACCCTAGATTCAGGAGTCAGCGAGTTAAGGTATATTATCAACCGCCTTGAAACCTTTGGTTGGATTGACGGATTTATTCAAATAACCACTCCGGATTTTTCCCGTATCAAGATTTTTTTTGATGATACGGTCCGGGTTTTTGAAGATTGTTTGAACTATGCCGGTGCGATCAAAACAACGATGGAAAAGTTAGACAATGACAATTTCCTCTTGCGCCATCATTGGGATGTTTATCAGGAATCGGTAACCAGTTTGGTTAATTTTCAATCGGTCCTTGCTCAGTTATTGCCCCAAAAGGCGCCAGCGGTAGTTGTACACAGGGCAGAAAAAAGGTTAAAATTAAATTTATCTAACGACCCGGTGACACTTAAGCCAGACCTGAAGACCGATGTTCCTTCCCAGCAGGTGATTGTCAATTACTCAGCAGGATTATTCCAATTCGGATTGGGGACGGGAGTAATCCCTGGATTATGTGATGAATATATTCTTTCAGAAGATGGGCGGGAGTATATCTTTCATATACGTGAAGGCTTAAAGTATGCCAATGGAAAACGGATTTCCATTGAAGACATAAAACTTGGTATCATCAGGGGGTTGGACGGTCCGAATCACAATCTTTTGGAGATGATTGCGGGTAGTAAAGAATATTTACAAAACCGAGAAGAGAAGGCACTCCAGATAAAAATTCTGGATGCCCAGCGGTTGGGTATTACGCTGGAATATCCCTACCTGCCCTTTATTGCAAGTTTTGCTGCCAATCTTGCTGACCCCTATTTGGATGATGAATTGCCGGTAGGTGCAGGACCATTCCGTCTCCATCTCTGGGAGCGGGGTAAGAGGTTAATTCTGGAGGCGAATGATTTTTATTATGAAGGTCGACCTTCCCTTGATATTTTAGAGTTTGTCATAACGGTTGATGACGAACTGGGCTACGAATTATTCAAAAGTGGTGAGCTGGCGATTTATCAGCCAGGCCAAAGATTATTACACAAAGTAAGATCGGAGTTTCCGGATTTGTTGGTGACCTATCCCGAACTCTCTATCCAGTTTCTTTGTTTCCACTGTCAACGTCCACCCTTTAATAATAAATTGGTGCGCCAGGCAATTGCCCACGCCATTGACGTAGAGAAGTTGGTCGCAGAATTGTTACCCGGTTTGGCAATACCCGCCCGTGGTATATTTCCACCTTCATCCCCCA contains the following coding sequences:
- a CDS encoding ABC transporter substrate-binding protein, which translates into the protein MLSVKEYLKEAANFNKRIEVIADFLNNASLRLNELVKLLEKIFDALRRGNNLVGFLKNYAEAFKNQLVSLGEELNRIKDHLVLYQRQLRAVESIIKQIRHTTQIVEENAHSFVALARTVSYLAENIEVKAYQARQEGRGLGVISRETYSVALTFQNLFQELDKFLEVIKKHIEPFLSEVGQILQEAETSVSEVVSLMSSLEALSESLAALQRFINSTERGSSILFQLEKKINERLVWIQKQFNGALRMVDEISIRGSEVGSLSQILYELNNIINRPSCFQPGVEEVGHFTYLLQENINLLRRIKPAQQPVLLSSEVRAELIMIINQVRELYNLIAANRKEIEKISLMTQKVAEIQLDLNQIVSHRHRAFEKIEELKRILKEQLQFMEHHLATNTNLITKLKTLVVFARLEKSHCLEHEGLLAPIVGEFNNLLNRMVRYFNTLDSGVSELRYIINRLETFGWIDGFIQITTPDFSRIKIFFDDTVRVFEDCLNYAGAIKTTMEKLDNDNFLLRHHWDVYQESVTSLVNFQSVLAQLLPQKAPAVVVHRAEKRLKLNLSNDPVTLKPDLKTDVPSQQVIVNYSAGLFQFGLGTGVIPGLCDEYILSEDGREYIFHIREGLKYANGKRISIEDIKLGIIRGLDGPNHNLLEMIAGSKEYLQNREEKALQIKILDAQRLGITLEYPYLPFIASFAANLADPYLDDELPVGAGPFRLHLWERGKRLILEANDFYYEGRPSLDILEFVITVDDELGYELFKSGELAIYQPGQRLLHKVRSEFPDLLVTYPELSIQFLCFHCQRPPFNNKLVRQAIAHAIDVEKLVAELLPGLAIPARGIFPPSSPMYNRRLSGYRYDPGMSRELLARAGFSTGLPDVYPLLVSDTTPSLKRAEFIKSSLGEIGIRVEINPMPWHDFLENCYRGNFHLCLQGWVSDTGDPDNFLYPLFHSNSFGYAGNTFFFSHPEIDRMIEQARQIRNIKQRLKYYQEIEERILEEAPGVFLFHGLKNIVVRKEVRGFKPHPLGIIRAKYLRLASTLENKRISENYFNTPRLLTV